A region from the Onthophagus taurus isolate NC chromosome 8, IU_Otau_3.0, whole genome shotgun sequence genome encodes:
- the LOC111414261 gene encoding SLIT-ROBO Rho GTPase-activating protein 1-like isoform X4, with protein MDENEQELKSPIKRLGSTRKLLVFNNIRLQLNEQLRCLDMRMEAQVALVTELQDFFRRRGELELDYSKNLDKLAKSLQLRHKEQKQKEQWPLFSSYACWQQLVTQTKNLSRDHVALAEVYSTHLVSRLAQVMEDVQRIYKRCREIGYETHEEILRVLHELHTTMKTYHSYQGELRQAEEKLKAAETQRNKLKQSLPQDKLERSKKYKFMEKEVTKRASKCSDAKIKALKARNEYILCLEASNTTIHKYFVDDLSDLIDCMDFGFHNCISRALLMHVSAEEGRQRSVQHGMDTLSTCINSLDSGSDKQRFLEYNHSAFMIPKKLEFQGQKTDDGVTLQQPEPEIQKILHQEMETRLNQLQQRVTTLRAESDEVWKTLETAESTLLEMLNAKDYDCSQYFGENALPATKPPESLSMKQRADRQETEEFYLTKFREYLLGSTRIARLDAKQKYISQTLLAETPEAGNTLKPVSKIPRRKRIGRLQMSGQPKLFGGSLEEYLEATNQEIPLIIKSCVRVINLYGLHHQGIFRVSGSQVEINNFREAFEKGEDPLAEMTDSSDINSVAGVLKLYLRELREPLFPIIYFERFMELAQLESKREFITKIRELIFRLPRPVVVVMRYLFAFLNHLSEFSDENMMDPYNLAICFGPTLVPVPDDKDQVQYQNQVNELIKNIIKYNDSIFPNDGGVVYEKYISLEPDDHDVGDSPSEQGHEDIDSEVYPSEDDSECMEATAQFDFQARSDRELSFKKGDTVTLYSQISNDWWRGAVNGNQGLIPDKYISLKMKDDDREKIENLKSSSSEESIRRRASSSNDSMLSESSMSATNSPLVQCAPMTWTAVPNMNEETNSSTVLMNQSREKLIGHKRNKSLDGTSLQDDTISHRTTININQTSQNIIINGSSLSLNKNCQDSSNSVDTVDTQHGSPVEIRKKSQEPAEIDESNVDFSQNREQWQRRANSQSHIKISHTLKANRNSENWMQRQNYTPDLVMDLPLVGNSGPKEMVKKSMSLYSDHGEEETKILDNPESPDMTTAAERFAKQNQLTVKKNTKVRIDSGDVTKQVSDLVAITSPIPDRKYATISNATTTTFKPQIKVKPPVLKKPMFSVPLPAQIPTDLSKDQGDVST; from the exons ATATTAGGCTTCAGTTGAACGAGCAACTACGATGCCTGGACATGCGCATGGAGGCCCAAGTGGCCTTAGTGACCGAGCTACAAGATTTCTTCCGCCGTAGAGGGGAGCTGGAGCTGGACTATTCAAAGAATTTAGACAAACTGGCGAAGAGCCTTCAGCTTCGACACAAGGAGCAAAagcaaaa GGAACAATGGCCTTTATTTTCAAGTTACGCTTGTTGGCAACAGCTGGTCACTCAAACGAAGAACTTATCACGTGACCATGTGGCCCTCGCCGAAGTCTACTCCACTCACTTAGTTTCAAGGTTAGCGCAAGTTATGGAAGACGTCCAAAGGATATATAAAAGA TGCAGGGAAATTGGATACGAAACGCACGAAGAAATTCTCAGAGTATTACATGAGCTTCACACGACCATGAAGACATATCACAGCTACCAGGGCGAGCTCCGACAAGCGGAGGAGAAGCTCAAAGCCGCTGAAACTCAGCGGAACAAGCTCAAACAATCGCTACCTCAGGATAAGCTCGAACGGTCTAAGAAGTACAAATTCATGGAAAAAGAAGTAACGAAACGTGCTAGTAAATGCTCGGATGCTAAAATAAAAGCGCTAAAAGCTCGtaatgaatacattttgtgccTGGAAGCCTCCAACACTACTATTCATAAGTATTTCGTCGATGATTTATCTGACTTAATCGAC TGTATGGACTTTGGGTTTCATAATTGTATATCTAGAGCTTTACTTATGCATGTTTCCGCTGAAGAAGGTCGCCAAAGGTCAGTGCAACATGGTATGGATACTCTCTCAACGTGCATCAACTCACTAGATTCGGGTTCCGATAAGCAACGATTCCTAGAATACAATCATAGCGCGTTTATGATCCCTAAAAAATTGGAATTCCAAGGCCAAAAAACAGATGAC GGTGTCACCTTACAGCAACCGGAACCGGAAATCCAGAAGATACTTCACCAGGAGATGGAAACCAGACTGAATCAACTCCAGCAACGTGTGACGACATTACGAGCGGAGTCTGACGAAGTTTGGAAAACGTTAGAAACTGCCGAAAGCACGTTGTTGGAAATGTTAAACGCTAAGGACTACGATTGCAGTCAGTATTTTGGGGAAAACGCTCTCCCCGCAACGAAACCGCCCGAATCGCTATCGATGAAGCAAAGGGCCGATCGACAAGAGACTgaggaattttatttaacg aaatttcgTGAATACTTATTAGGTTCTACTAGAATAGCTAGGTTAGATGCTaagcaaaaatatataagtcAAACATTATTAGCCGAAACTCCCGAAGCTGGAAATACATTAAAACCGGTTTCAAAGATACCACGGCGCAAGCGTATTGGTCGACTACAAATGAGCGGTCAACCAAAATTATTTGGAGGATCACTTGAGGAGTATCTAGAAGCCACCAATCAAGAAATTCCccttattattaaatcatgTGTTCGTGTGATAAATTTATAcg gTTTACATCACCAAGGAATATTTAGAGTGTCAGGGTCGCAGGttgaaataaacaattttagggAGGCTTTTGAGAAAGGCGAAGATCCTTTAGCCGAAATGACCGATTCTTCCGATATTAACAGCGTCGCGggtgttttaaaactttatttacgTGAATTAAGAGAACCGCTTTTCCCTATTATTTACTTCGAACGTTTTATGGAACTAGCAC AACTCGAATCGAAACGTGAATTTATAACGAAAATACGTGAGTTAATTTTCCGACTTCCCAGACCTGTTGTGGTTGTGATGCGTTatctttttgcatttttaaatca tttatcAGAATTTTCTGATGAAAACATGATGGATCCTTACAATTTAGCGATTTGTTTTGGCCCGACGTTGGTGCCCGTCCCAGACGATAAAGACCAGGTTCAATATCAGAACCAAGTTAATGagcttattaaaaatattattaaatacaatgATTCTATTTTCCCTAACGATGGCGGTGTGGTTTATGAAAAATACATTTCGCTTGAACCGGATGATCA tGATGTTGGTGATTCACCCTCTGAGCAAGGCCATGAAGATATCGATTCGGAAGTTTATCCTTCAGAAGATG ATTCTGAATGCATGGAAGCGACTGCTCAATTCGATTTTCAAGCGCGTTCGGATCGAGAGCTTTCCTTCAAAAAAGGTGACACGGTAACTTTATATTCGCAAATATCGAATGATTGGTGGCGCGGTGCTGTTAATGGAAATCAAGGATTAATACCAGATAAATATATATCACTAAAAATGAA agATGATGATcgtgaaaaaattgaaaatttaaagtcGAGTTCGTCGGAGGAATCGATAAGACGCAGAGCGTCTAGTTCGAACGATTCGATGCTGTCCGAGAGTTCAATGTCGGCAACGAATTCGCCATTAGTTCAATGCGCACCAATGACTTGGACGGCTGTGCCTAACATGAACGAAGAGACTAACAGTTCTACAGTGCTTATGAATCAGTCTAGAGAG AAATTAATCGGACATAAACGTAATAAATCATTGGATGGGACATCATTACAAGACGACACGATATCACACAGAACAACCATAAACATCAACCAAACCTCCCAAAACATCATAATAAACGGTTCGTCTTTATcgctaaataaaaattgtcaaGATTCATCAAACAGCGTTGATACCGTTGATACCCAACACGGATCACCCGTAGAAATACGCAAAAAAAGTCAAGAGCCAGCCGAAATCGACGAATCAAACGTCGATTTTAGCCAAAACCGCGAACAATGGCAACGCCGGGCAAACTCGCAATCCCATATCAAAATATCACATACCTTAAAAGCAAATCGAAACTCAGAAAATTGGATGCAAAGGCAAAATTATACTCCagatcttgttatggatttaccTTTAGTAGGAAATTCCGGTCCAAAAGAAATggttaaaaaatcgatgagtTTGTATTCGGATCATGGGGAAGAAGAAACAAAGATTTTAGATAATCCGGAAAGTCCAGATATGACCACGGCTGCTGAGAGATTTGctaaacaaaatcaattaactgttaagaaaaatactaaagtTCGAATCGATTCGGGCGATGTTACAAAACAAGTTTCCGATTTAGTGGCCATAACCAGTCCGATTCCCGATCGGAAATATGCGACAATTTCGAACGCGACAACCACTACATTTAAGCCGCAAATTAAAGTGAAACCTCCGGTGCTCAAAAAACCGATGTTTTCGGTTCCTTTACCCGCTCAGATACCAACAGATTTATCAAAGGACCAAGGAGATGTTTCCacttaa
- the LOC111414261 gene encoding SLIT-ROBO Rho GTPase-activating protein 1-like isoform X3, translated as MFQCIIQQRNGWIHPHNTETKDVFPDIRLQLNEQLRCLDMRMEAQVALVTELQDFFRRRGELELDYSKNLDKLAKSLQLRHKEQKQKREQWPLFSSYACWQQLVTQTKNLSRDHVALAEVYSTHLVSRLAQVMEDVQRIYKRCREIGYETHEEILRVLHELHTTMKTYHSYQGELRQAEEKLKAAETQRNKLKQSLPQDKLERSKKYKFMEKEVTKRASKCSDAKIKALKARNEYILCLEASNTTIHKYFVDDLSDLIDCMDFGFHNCISRALLMHVSAEEGRQRSVQHGMDTLSTCINSLDSGSDKQRFLEYNHSAFMIPKKLEFQGQKTDDGVTLQQPEPEIQKILHQEMETRLNQLQQRVTTLRAESDEVWKTLETAESTLLEMLNAKDYDCSQYFGENALPATKPPESLSMKQRADRQETEEFYLTKFREYLLGSTRIARLDAKQKYISQTLLAETPEAGNTLKPVSKIPRRKRIGRLQMSGQPKLFGGSLEEYLEATNQEIPLIIKSCVRVINLYGLHHQGIFRVSGSQVEINNFREAFEKGEDPLAEMTDSSDINSVAGVLKLYLRELREPLFPIIYFERFMELAQLESKREFITKIRELIFRLPRPVVVVMRYLFAFLNHLSEFSDENMMDPYNLAICFGPTLVPVPDDKDQVQYQNQVNELIKNIIKYNDSIFPNDGGVVYEKYISLEPDDHDVGDSPSEQGHEDIDSEVYPSEDDSECMEATAQFDFQARSDRELSFKKGDTVTLYSQISNDWWRGAVNGNQGLIPDKYISLKMKDDDREKIENLKSSSSEESIRRRASSSNDSMLSESSMSATNSPLVQCAPMTWTAVPNMNEETNSSTVLMNQSREKLIGHKRNKSLDGTSLQDDTISHRTTININQTSQNIIINGSSLSLNKNCQDSSNSVDTVDTQHGSPVEIRKKSQEPAEIDESNVDFSQNREQWQRRANSQSHIKISHTLKANRNSENWMQRQNYTPDLVMDLPLVGNSGPKEMVKKSMSLYSDHGEEETKILDNPESPDMTTAAERFAKQNQLTVKKNTKVRIDSGDVTKQVSDLVAITSPIPDRKYATISNATTTTFKPQIKVKPPVLKKPMFSVPLPAQIPTDLSKDQGDVST; from the exons ATGTTCCAGTGTATCATCCAGCAAAGGAACGGGTGGATCCATCCTCACAACACCGAGACGAAAGACGTCTTTCCAG ATATTAGGCTTCAGTTGAACGAGCAACTACGATGCCTGGACATGCGCATGGAGGCCCAAGTGGCCTTAGTGACCGAGCTACAAGATTTCTTCCGCCGTAGAGGGGAGCTGGAGCTGGACTATTCAAAGAATTTAGACAAACTGGCGAAGAGCCTTCAGCTTCGACACAAGGAGCAAAagcaaaa AAGGGAACAATGGCCTTTATTTTCAAGTTACGCTTGTTGGCAACAGCTGGTCACTCAAACGAAGAACTTATCACGTGACCATGTGGCCCTCGCCGAAGTCTACTCCACTCACTTAGTTTCAAGGTTAGCGCAAGTTATGGAAGACGTCCAAAGGATATATAAAAGA TGCAGGGAAATTGGATACGAAACGCACGAAGAAATTCTCAGAGTATTACATGAGCTTCACACGACCATGAAGACATATCACAGCTACCAGGGCGAGCTCCGACAAGCGGAGGAGAAGCTCAAAGCCGCTGAAACTCAGCGGAACAAGCTCAAACAATCGCTACCTCAGGATAAGCTCGAACGGTCTAAGAAGTACAAATTCATGGAAAAAGAAGTAACGAAACGTGCTAGTAAATGCTCGGATGCTAAAATAAAAGCGCTAAAAGCTCGtaatgaatacattttgtgccTGGAAGCCTCCAACACTACTATTCATAAGTATTTCGTCGATGATTTATCTGACTTAATCGAC TGTATGGACTTTGGGTTTCATAATTGTATATCTAGAGCTTTACTTATGCATGTTTCCGCTGAAGAAGGTCGCCAAAGGTCAGTGCAACATGGTATGGATACTCTCTCAACGTGCATCAACTCACTAGATTCGGGTTCCGATAAGCAACGATTCCTAGAATACAATCATAGCGCGTTTATGATCCCTAAAAAATTGGAATTCCAAGGCCAAAAAACAGATGAC GGTGTCACCTTACAGCAACCGGAACCGGAAATCCAGAAGATACTTCACCAGGAGATGGAAACCAGACTGAATCAACTCCAGCAACGTGTGACGACATTACGAGCGGAGTCTGACGAAGTTTGGAAAACGTTAGAAACTGCCGAAAGCACGTTGTTGGAAATGTTAAACGCTAAGGACTACGATTGCAGTCAGTATTTTGGGGAAAACGCTCTCCCCGCAACGAAACCGCCCGAATCGCTATCGATGAAGCAAAGGGCCGATCGACAAGAGACTgaggaattttatttaacg aaatttcgTGAATACTTATTAGGTTCTACTAGAATAGCTAGGTTAGATGCTaagcaaaaatatataagtcAAACATTATTAGCCGAAACTCCCGAAGCTGGAAATACATTAAAACCGGTTTCAAAGATACCACGGCGCAAGCGTATTGGTCGACTACAAATGAGCGGTCAACCAAAATTATTTGGAGGATCACTTGAGGAGTATCTAGAAGCCACCAATCAAGAAATTCCccttattattaaatcatgTGTTCGTGTGATAAATTTATAcg gTTTACATCACCAAGGAATATTTAGAGTGTCAGGGTCGCAGGttgaaataaacaattttagggAGGCTTTTGAGAAAGGCGAAGATCCTTTAGCCGAAATGACCGATTCTTCCGATATTAACAGCGTCGCGggtgttttaaaactttatttacgTGAATTAAGAGAACCGCTTTTCCCTATTATTTACTTCGAACGTTTTATGGAACTAGCAC AACTCGAATCGAAACGTGAATTTATAACGAAAATACGTGAGTTAATTTTCCGACTTCCCAGACCTGTTGTGGTTGTGATGCGTTatctttttgcatttttaaatca tttatcAGAATTTTCTGATGAAAACATGATGGATCCTTACAATTTAGCGATTTGTTTTGGCCCGACGTTGGTGCCCGTCCCAGACGATAAAGACCAGGTTCAATATCAGAACCAAGTTAATGagcttattaaaaatattattaaatacaatgATTCTATTTTCCCTAACGATGGCGGTGTGGTTTATGAAAAATACATTTCGCTTGAACCGGATGATCA tGATGTTGGTGATTCACCCTCTGAGCAAGGCCATGAAGATATCGATTCGGAAGTTTATCCTTCAGAAGATG ATTCTGAATGCATGGAAGCGACTGCTCAATTCGATTTTCAAGCGCGTTCGGATCGAGAGCTTTCCTTCAAAAAAGGTGACACGGTAACTTTATATTCGCAAATATCGAATGATTGGTGGCGCGGTGCTGTTAATGGAAATCAAGGATTAATACCAGATAAATATATATCACTAAAAATGAA agATGATGATcgtgaaaaaattgaaaatttaaagtcGAGTTCGTCGGAGGAATCGATAAGACGCAGAGCGTCTAGTTCGAACGATTCGATGCTGTCCGAGAGTTCAATGTCGGCAACGAATTCGCCATTAGTTCAATGCGCACCAATGACTTGGACGGCTGTGCCTAACATGAACGAAGAGACTAACAGTTCTACAGTGCTTATGAATCAGTCTAGAGAG AAATTAATCGGACATAAACGTAATAAATCATTGGATGGGACATCATTACAAGACGACACGATATCACACAGAACAACCATAAACATCAACCAAACCTCCCAAAACATCATAATAAACGGTTCGTCTTTATcgctaaataaaaattgtcaaGATTCATCAAACAGCGTTGATACCGTTGATACCCAACACGGATCACCCGTAGAAATACGCAAAAAAAGTCAAGAGCCAGCCGAAATCGACGAATCAAACGTCGATTTTAGCCAAAACCGCGAACAATGGCAACGCCGGGCAAACTCGCAATCCCATATCAAAATATCACATACCTTAAAAGCAAATCGAAACTCAGAAAATTGGATGCAAAGGCAAAATTATACTCCagatcttgttatggatttaccTTTAGTAGGAAATTCCGGTCCAAAAGAAATggttaaaaaatcgatgagtTTGTATTCGGATCATGGGGAAGAAGAAACAAAGATTTTAGATAATCCGGAAAGTCCAGATATGACCACGGCTGCTGAGAGATTTGctaaacaaaatcaattaactgttaagaaaaatactaaagtTCGAATCGATTCGGGCGATGTTACAAAACAAGTTTCCGATTTAGTGGCCATAACCAGTCCGATTCCCGATCGGAAATATGCGACAATTTCGAACGCGACAACCACTACATTTAAGCCGCAAATTAAAGTGAAACCTCCGGTGCTCAAAAAACCGATGTTTTCGGTTCCTTTACCCGCTCAGATACCAACAGATTTATCAAAGGACCAAGGAGATGTTTCCacttaa
- the LOC111414261 gene encoding SLIT-ROBO Rho GTPase-activating protein 1-like isoform X7 — MRMEAQVALVTELQDFFRRRGELELDYSKNLDKLAKSLQLRHKEQKQKREQWPLFSSYACWQQLVTQTKNLSRDHVALAEVYSTHLVSRLAQVMEDVQRIYKRCREIGYETHEEILRVLHELHTTMKTYHSYQGELRQAEEKLKAAETQRNKLKQSLPQDKLERSKKYKFMEKEVTKRASKCSDAKIKALKARNEYILCLEASNTTIHKYFVDDLSDLIDCMDFGFHNCISRALLMHVSAEEGRQRSVQHGMDTLSTCINSLDSGSDKQRFLEYNHSAFMIPKKLEFQGQKTDDGVTLQQPEPEIQKILHQEMETRLNQLQQRVTTLRAESDEVWKTLETAESTLLEMLNAKDYDCSQYFGENALPATKPPESLSMKQRADRQETEEFYLTKFREYLLGSTRIARLDAKQKYISQTLLAETPEAGNTLKPVSKIPRRKRIGRLQMSGQPKLFGGSLEEYLEATNQEIPLIIKSCVRVINLYGLHHQGIFRVSGSQVEINNFREAFEKGEDPLAEMTDSSDINSVAGVLKLYLRELREPLFPIIYFERFMELAQLESKREFITKIRELIFRLPRPVVVVMRYLFAFLNHLSEFSDENMMDPYNLAICFGPTLVPVPDDKDQVQYQNQVNELIKNIIKYNDSIFPNDGGVVYEKYISLEPDDHDVGDSPSEQGHEDIDSEVYPSEDDSECMEATAQFDFQARSDRELSFKKGDTVTLYSQISNDWWRGAVNGNQGLIPDKYISLKMKDDDREKIENLKSSSSEESIRRRASSSNDSMLSESSMSATNSPLVQCAPMTWTAVPNMNEETNSSTVLMNQSREKLIGHKRNKSLDGTSLQDDTISHRTTININQTSQNIIINGSSLSLNKNCQDSSNSVDTVDTQHGSPVEIRKKSQEPAEIDESNVDFSQNREQWQRRANSQSHIKISHTLKANRNSENWMQRQNYTPDLVMDLPLVGNSGPKEMVKKSMSLYSDHGEEETKILDNPESPDMTTAAERFAKQNQLTVKKNTKVRIDSGDVTKQVSDLVAITSPIPDRKYATISNATTTTFKPQIKVKPPVLKKPMFSVPLPAQIPTDLSKDQGDVST; from the exons ATGCGCATGGAGGCCCAAGTGGCCTTAGTGACCGAGCTACAAGATTTCTTCCGCCGTAGAGGGGAGCTGGAGCTGGACTATTCAAAGAATTTAGACAAACTGGCGAAGAGCCTTCAGCTTCGACACAAGGAGCAAAagcaaaa AAGGGAACAATGGCCTTTATTTTCAAGTTACGCTTGTTGGCAACAGCTGGTCACTCAAACGAAGAACTTATCACGTGACCATGTGGCCCTCGCCGAAGTCTACTCCACTCACTTAGTTTCAAGGTTAGCGCAAGTTATGGAAGACGTCCAAAGGATATATAAAAGA TGCAGGGAAATTGGATACGAAACGCACGAAGAAATTCTCAGAGTATTACATGAGCTTCACACGACCATGAAGACATATCACAGCTACCAGGGCGAGCTCCGACAAGCGGAGGAGAAGCTCAAAGCCGCTGAAACTCAGCGGAACAAGCTCAAACAATCGCTACCTCAGGATAAGCTCGAACGGTCTAAGAAGTACAAATTCATGGAAAAAGAAGTAACGAAACGTGCTAGTAAATGCTCGGATGCTAAAATAAAAGCGCTAAAAGCTCGtaatgaatacattttgtgccTGGAAGCCTCCAACACTACTATTCATAAGTATTTCGTCGATGATTTATCTGACTTAATCGAC TGTATGGACTTTGGGTTTCATAATTGTATATCTAGAGCTTTACTTATGCATGTTTCCGCTGAAGAAGGTCGCCAAAGGTCAGTGCAACATGGTATGGATACTCTCTCAACGTGCATCAACTCACTAGATTCGGGTTCCGATAAGCAACGATTCCTAGAATACAATCATAGCGCGTTTATGATCCCTAAAAAATTGGAATTCCAAGGCCAAAAAACAGATGAC GGTGTCACCTTACAGCAACCGGAACCGGAAATCCAGAAGATACTTCACCAGGAGATGGAAACCAGACTGAATCAACTCCAGCAACGTGTGACGACATTACGAGCGGAGTCTGACGAAGTTTGGAAAACGTTAGAAACTGCCGAAAGCACGTTGTTGGAAATGTTAAACGCTAAGGACTACGATTGCAGTCAGTATTTTGGGGAAAACGCTCTCCCCGCAACGAAACCGCCCGAATCGCTATCGATGAAGCAAAGGGCCGATCGACAAGAGACTgaggaattttatttaacg aaatttcgTGAATACTTATTAGGTTCTACTAGAATAGCTAGGTTAGATGCTaagcaaaaatatataagtcAAACATTATTAGCCGAAACTCCCGAAGCTGGAAATACATTAAAACCGGTTTCAAAGATACCACGGCGCAAGCGTATTGGTCGACTACAAATGAGCGGTCAACCAAAATTATTTGGAGGATCACTTGAGGAGTATCTAGAAGCCACCAATCAAGAAATTCCccttattattaaatcatgTGTTCGTGTGATAAATTTATAcg gTTTACATCACCAAGGAATATTTAGAGTGTCAGGGTCGCAGGttgaaataaacaattttagggAGGCTTTTGAGAAAGGCGAAGATCCTTTAGCCGAAATGACCGATTCTTCCGATATTAACAGCGTCGCGggtgttttaaaactttatttacgTGAATTAAGAGAACCGCTTTTCCCTATTATTTACTTCGAACGTTTTATGGAACTAGCAC AACTCGAATCGAAACGTGAATTTATAACGAAAATACGTGAGTTAATTTTCCGACTTCCCAGACCTGTTGTGGTTGTGATGCGTTatctttttgcatttttaaatca tttatcAGAATTTTCTGATGAAAACATGATGGATCCTTACAATTTAGCGATTTGTTTTGGCCCGACGTTGGTGCCCGTCCCAGACGATAAAGACCAGGTTCAATATCAGAACCAAGTTAATGagcttattaaaaatattattaaatacaatgATTCTATTTTCCCTAACGATGGCGGTGTGGTTTATGAAAAATACATTTCGCTTGAACCGGATGATCA tGATGTTGGTGATTCACCCTCTGAGCAAGGCCATGAAGATATCGATTCGGAAGTTTATCCTTCAGAAGATG ATTCTGAATGCATGGAAGCGACTGCTCAATTCGATTTTCAAGCGCGTTCGGATCGAGAGCTTTCCTTCAAAAAAGGTGACACGGTAACTTTATATTCGCAAATATCGAATGATTGGTGGCGCGGTGCTGTTAATGGAAATCAAGGATTAATACCAGATAAATATATATCACTAAAAATGAA agATGATGATcgtgaaaaaattgaaaatttaaagtcGAGTTCGTCGGAGGAATCGATAAGACGCAGAGCGTCTAGTTCGAACGATTCGATGCTGTCCGAGAGTTCAATGTCGGCAACGAATTCGCCATTAGTTCAATGCGCACCAATGACTTGGACGGCTGTGCCTAACATGAACGAAGAGACTAACAGTTCTACAGTGCTTATGAATCAGTCTAGAGAG AAATTAATCGGACATAAACGTAATAAATCATTGGATGGGACATCATTACAAGACGACACGATATCACACAGAACAACCATAAACATCAACCAAACCTCCCAAAACATCATAATAAACGGTTCGTCTTTATcgctaaataaaaattgtcaaGATTCATCAAACAGCGTTGATACCGTTGATACCCAACACGGATCACCCGTAGAAATACGCAAAAAAAGTCAAGAGCCAGCCGAAATCGACGAATCAAACGTCGATTTTAGCCAAAACCGCGAACAATGGCAACGCCGGGCAAACTCGCAATCCCATATCAAAATATCACATACCTTAAAAGCAAATCGAAACTCAGAAAATTGGATGCAAAGGCAAAATTATACTCCagatcttgttatggatttaccTTTAGTAGGAAATTCCGGTCCAAAAGAAATggttaaaaaatcgatgagtTTGTATTCGGATCATGGGGAAGAAGAAACAAAGATTTTAGATAATCCGGAAAGTCCAGATATGACCACGGCTGCTGAGAGATTTGctaaacaaaatcaattaactgttaagaaaaatactaaagtTCGAATCGATTCGGGCGATGTTACAAAACAAGTTTCCGATTTAGTGGCCATAACCAGTCCGATTCCCGATCGGAAATATGCGACAATTTCGAACGCGACAACCACTACATTTAAGCCGCAAATTAAAGTGAAACCTCCGGTGCTCAAAAAACCGATGTTTTCGGTTCCTTTACCCGCTCAGATACCAACAGATTTATCAAAGGACCAAGGAGATGTTTCCacttaa